One window of Magallana gigas chromosome 2, xbMagGiga1.1, whole genome shotgun sequence genomic DNA carries:
- the LOC136272987 gene encoding toll-like receptor 2: MEFISIWFLFLASSYVFPLVTDADFQSERNETKAINDTTIGPVTSNITDEDYNTTFSGILKNLPDSWEDFCFLDGSESKNNTFHYNCYIDDASSGKWNFTELRKYISLINAFYSFNVKCEQWSRISLPDKGKSKNIVKLHVQDCILTDYYADDRNLELDTFPDVMEEYVLINVQIEVGYQAIKDHASLNRSSIPNNLVCGDEETLKILIKRNHRFIFVNDMPMDLSIFVKLATQMIANDRQLTVKCVFKSLRTLEDSYTIRYRYYANALTEQKLYPVLKILNVSHSDIYYIPEQFKNWWIYFEALEYMDMSYNRIQDILFPISLNGVWGKPIPNLTYDLTHNEVSQLSVRMFERLILNEKIFVNITDNPFNCTCTNEMKEVLKYIQETDWNSEKYKRYQYFRDLRCHLPESVRGRRLKDLTSNDINCDFELMPVTVALSVLSFFLIAFFIFILKYRREIQILFFTRFNVVLPCQPVELCEEKEFDAFISYSNGDYEWVQDLFEENKNERLAHLKFCMHHKDFIPGKTIFENIIKCVENSKHTVIILSQNFLSSQFCMWEFQEAFQQSIVERKRHLIIILLEDIPDKDLPNDLKRCIKTFTYIRKDDHIFIDRLLYSLSYKGKGSRRIAPKVKVAQVNLGYI; this comes from the coding sequence atggaatttatttctatttggtttctttttcttgCTTCATCGTATGTTTTTCCCCTAGTTACCGATGCAGATTTTCAAAGCGAGAGAAATGAGACCAAGGCAATAAACGATACAACCATTGGACCAGTGACAAGTAATATAACGGACGAAGACTATAACACAACCTTTTCAGGTATTCTGAAGAACCTTCCCGATTCTTGGGAGGACTTTTGTTTTCTTGATGGTAGTGAATCCAAGAATAACACTTTCCATTATAATTGCTATATTGACGATGCTTCTAGTGGGAAATGGAACTTTACAGAGTTGAGAAAGTACATTTCGTTGATTAATGCATTCTACAGTTTCAACGTAAAATGTGAACAATGGAGTAGAATCTCGCTTCCTGATAAAGGGAAATCGAAAAACATAGTAAAACTTCATGTGCAAGACTGCATTCTAACCGACTACTATGCAGACGACAGAAATCTTGAGTTGGACACCTTTCCCGATGTAATGGAGGAGTATGTGTTGATAAATGTCCAGATTGAGGTTGGATATCAAGCCATCAAAGACCACGCGTCTCTGAATCGAAGTAGTATACCTAACAACCTCGTTTGTGGTGATGAggaaacattgaaaatattgataaaacgtAACCATCGTTTTATCTTTGTAAATGATATGCCGATGGATTTGAGTATCTTTGTAAAATTGGCGACACAGATGATTGCAAATGATCGACAATTGACCGTCAAATGCGTGTTCAAATCTTTGCGTACACTTGAGGACTCGTATACGATAAGATATCGATACTACGCTAATGCATTAACGGAACAAAAACTATATCCTgtattaaaaattcttaatgtaTCTCAttctgatatatattatattcccGAACAATTCAAAAACTGGTGGATATATTTTGAGGCTTTGGAGTACATGGATATGTCTTACAATCGCATTCAAGACATTCTCTTTCCAATCAGCCTTAATGGAGTTTGGGGCAAACCCATACCGAATTTGACATATGATCTCACACACAATGAAGTTAGTCAACTTTCTGTCCGCATGTTTGAAAGACTTATTCTAAACGAGAAAATTTTCGTCAATATAACAGATAATCCTTTTAACTGCACATGCacaaatgaaatgaaagaagTCTTAAAATATATTCAGGAAACGGACTGGaattctgaaaaatacaaacgTTATCAGTACTTTAGAGATTTGCGGTGCCATCTCCCTGAGAGTGTTCGAGGACGACGTCTGAAAGATCTCACATCCAATGATATTAACTGTGATTTCGAGTTGATGCCAGTTACTGTGGCTTTGAgtgttttgtcatttttcttaatcgcattttttatttttattttaaaatataggcgggaaattcaaattttgtttttcacccGATTTAACGTTGTCTTGCCATGTCAGCCAGTGGAATTATGCGAAGAGAAGGAGTTCGACGCTTTTATCTCCTACAGCAATGGTGACTATGAATGGGTTCAGGACTTATTCgaagaaaataaaaacgaaCGATTAgctcatttaaaattttgtatgcaCCATAAAGACTTCATCCCTGGGAAAACGATATTTGAAAACATCATAAAATGCGTTGAAAACAGCAAACACACTGTGATTATCCTATCCCAAAATTTCCTTAGCAGTCAATTTTGCATGTGGGAATTTCAGGAAGCTTTTCAACAGAGCATTGTAGAGAGAAAGCGACATTTGATTATCATTCTTTTGGAGGACATTCCAGATAAAGATCTTCCAAATGATCTGAAGAGGTGTATAAAGACTTTTACATACATTAGAAAAGACGATCACATTTTCATAGACAGACTGCTGTATTCGTTGTCATATAAAGGCAAAGGGTCAAGGAGGATTGCACCCAAAGTTAAGGTGGCACAAGTAAATCTTGGATATATTTAA